Below is a window of Lagenorhynchus albirostris chromosome 11, mLagAlb1.1, whole genome shotgun sequence DNA.
CCCTGTTTGAAAGGTTCACCTGCCTTCTCGGTCAGCTGCACTTAGTCCCTCCTTCTGGTCCAGCTCCTACTTTCTTTGGTTCTGCTCCCACGTTTACCCACTCATACTGTCAAGCAACATGACAAGGGATTTCACGTCTCTAAACTGAAAGCTTTTAACTCGTCTACAAGCAAATTCACCTTCTCCTCTACCATCCACTTGCCCCAAACACCTCCCATCAGGGCTCCCCACTTCCACCCCACCTTCTTCCAAACTTGCTCTTTACTTTCTTTGTCAGACTCCTCCAAAATCCTTCACCAATTCCTCAGAGTTCCTAGCTTCCTGTGCCCTTCAATTCATGTGGACCGTTGCCTGtgacatttgaaagaaaaaacaaaccgtAACAGGTAGTTTCAACATGACCAGTATTCAGATAGATTCCTcgttaagcttttaaaaaatcatttgcacAACCTTAAGCTTAACATCATCATCacataattaaaataactaaaacaaaataagagaaaaggggaaaaaaaccccagagtCCATGCTTCAAAACACTCTAGAATGCTCCAGATGAGACTACAGGTTCACAGCTTGCCAAGAGGTAACACCGCAGTGCCTTAACAGAACAAGCTTGCAGAATCCCTTACAGAGGATGCCCAAGGTGCAGGATGCTGCGTGACCGGTTTGGGGAACTAGATCTAGAGATTTTTAAAGGGGAGAGGCCCTAGCATCATGGGGCAAGAAAACCGCCCTCCGACAAGAGACACACTGGCTGCTGGTTTGCACGCAGGTCCCGCACTGTCCCCAAGGGGCAGGGAGCCCCACGCTTTACCCGGGTTTCCAGGCCTCGCTGAGGGCTTCTTCCAGCTTGTGTCTGTAGGCCGCGTAGCGCTCCTTCAGGTTCTGTAGCTGCTCATCTTCTTCCTTATCCAAGATCCGCAAGAAATTCTGTAGCTCTGGCAGGCTGAAGGCTTCCCACTGTGAGAGaacacaaatatgaaaaaatgccAGGTGTTTAATTCAGCATCAAGACTTAGGAATGCGGACGCCAGCGCAGGGAGGCGTGGCTGCCCTCCCCTCCCAACGCACACTGCCCAGCACTGCCCGGCCCTCTCGGGAGTCCTGGTGGACAAGAGCTGAGCCTCCCGACCAGATCTCCACGCCGTCCACTCCCTGCTTGGTTCACTCCCATcgccctctgctcccctccttccagcctcCTCCAAAAGGGCTCTAAGACCAAAGTCCTCCTTTAGACACTCTGACACCCAGAGGCATGAGAGATAACTCCACACTCCCTCTACCTTCCCTCTACGGGGAGCCCTCATTGTCACTGCCTTCCTTCCCAGCTCCCACGATCAATCTCACCACCTCCTAGGCAGCTCTCCCTAGTGCTGTCCACCGCCATCTTCTCCTCCATCCCTGGGACAGCCTCCCAGCTCCACCAAACAGCCAGCCTGAATATGAATACTCTCTGTAAAATGCCAATCTAAGCATCACCCTCCCCTGCTTGGAATCATTCAATGGCTTCCCTTGGTTGTTTCTGCTGAGTCTGAAAGACCCTCCCCTCTCCAGCCACATCTCTCTCACTGTGCCCCTCACTCATTACCTGACATGGCTTTGCACATGCTCTCCCTTCCTCCACTTCGCCTGGCGAACTCCTTCTCAACCTTCAAGTCCCAGCTTAAATGCCACTTTCTCTAGGAAGCCTGCCATgatttcctccccttccctcccagccaGGATTAAGTCTATTAGAGGCTCTCGCTGATTTCTGGTAGCCTTGAACACAACCTGATCACAAAAGatctaaaaattattataattatttgcttAGTATCTCTCTCGCCTACACTGCAGCTATTGTACTTCTCACTATTTGGGCTTTGTCTTTGGCCCTTGAGTTTCTGAGTTCTCTTTCTCTACTAGCAGCTGGTACTTAGCaggcacaaaataaatgtttgtcgggtttttctttaaaatttttttaaatttaagcagTGAGTATCAAGAAGGGTATATGGCTTCACCtgggagggttttttttatttttcaacctaCACGTCCTCCCCACCCAAAAGGAGGCCCTGGGTCCTGGGCTGAGAATCACTGTCTGGGCCAGGAGCAATTTCTGATGGGGGATTCCCAGGGTTATGGGGTAGGGAAAAGACGAGATAACCAAATACAGGtgcagagagaggagacagaataAAACCACCAAGTGGGCCAATGACAGAAGGCTCTCAGAGACTGCGTGTGAGCtagttattaaagaaaatgagaagtgaAGCAGGAGAGCAAAACTTTCTACATTAGAATattctgttaatttaaaaattaacatcttaCTTTTCACATAAATTCTTCAAAGTAAAGACATTATAAAAtatcatctccctcccactccctgacAGCTATGGGAAGTTTCTTCCCTCAAGTCAGTTAACCTTGAAAACCTGAGAATCAGAACACAATACAGAAGTCAGAACAGCAGTCCGGAGCATTAGAACACAATGTAAAGTGAATTTCAAAACTAAGCCAAgcgcctccctggtggcgcagtggttgagagtccgcctgccgaatcaggggacgcgggttcgtgccccggtccgggaggatcccacatgccgcggatcggctgggcccgtgagccatggccgctgagcctgcacgtccggagcctgtgctccgcaatgggacaggccacaacagtgagaggcccacgtaccgcaaaaaaaaaataaaaaaactaagcCAACATAATTCCCTCCCAGACAATGTAGCTCCAACTGCACTAAACTATGTGCAACACTTAGAAACCAGCACCAAGAAAGATAAGACGCTGACAAGACTATGCTGATGCATCTGGCTTGGGCTTGCAGAGCGAAGGCTGCTATGTGCCAAACTCAGAAGCCAAATTTTAGACTTCTGCACCCAGCTCTCTCCCCAAAATGagagtggatttttaaaatttcaaaacatgagAATCGAAAGAAGCTTCCAAAATGTCCAAAATCATTGTCTTCCTAAAACTTCCTAGTTAAGTTCCAATTTACACTGACATATAAACATACTCTTTACTAACCGTGTTTACATACATTCCTAATTTGCGACTCAAAACCAACTTTTCAAGTCTTTAGTCCCActttacagattttaaaactgaGGACTGAAAAGATTAGAACATTTACCCAAGGTCGTGCTCCTAATCTAACAAGAGGAACGGTAGGAagcagagtcttggtttcctAACTTTTAACCTAGAAACTCTATTCTCGCTGCATTACAAAATGTTCTACACGGACAATTCATGCCATTCAATTCATGCCATTTCCGAGTCCAGACAAAAGGCTGAGACCCAGAGCTTGAGAGATCTCAAGTGACACCTGATCTAGAAGGACAGTCTGAAGTGCTCTTTCCTTCAACTGAGTTGACCTAAATACAATCCTCCCTGAAGAGAAAATGGCAAATGATGCATGTAGAAACATAATTTCTTAATCATCTgggcaaagaggaaagaaagattcTAGAAAGTTAAATGTCTTTTGTAGTAAAGAGATGGCGGTTCCTTTTACTTCCCTTTAGAGCGAAGGAGCCTGGGGGCTTTGGTTAGCAGCAAACATATGGAGAGTGTCGACTTTCAAAGCTCAGCTGGATTAGAGTAATTTGGAGGTAGAGGGGTGAAAATGACTCTCTGGGTGGAGATcaagttaaatttatttcctcCCACCTCTGAAAATCACAGACCAACATAATGAGTGTTATAAAAGAATTATCTTGTAGGCTAACTTTGGGTTCATTTCTGACAACTCAAAAACACACAGGAAGGCACCCTCCCTCCACAGGACAACCTCTCCTCCCGtgacaggcagacagacacacaggcacacatgttccctctcccctccgccacccccatcCCGTCCTCCTCTGCAATGGCAAAGTCACTAGAGCTGAGCAATAAGACAGGGCCAGTTGGTCTGCAGAGTCCAAAGCAAGAAGGAACAATCACTTACCTCTCCAAATTCATGTTCACGGAGAACAAAACTGAGTGTGTCTGTCCTGGGCCCTGCTACCAAACGCAGAAAGAGTGGATGTTCCCGGTCTGAGAGCTTGCAGGCGTAGACTGGTGAGGAACAAGCGCCATGTCACAGACAGAGCACAACATCATTCCCCAGACCAGCACCCCTCACCACCCTGTGCCCAGACCAAGGCAACAGTGTTATTACCCTGGCTACCGAGGCACCATCCTCCTCATCTTGTTACCAATAAATAGCCCACAGTGGAATGAATTCTATACTATTTCCATTCTATCTGCATAATAGAAACTGTGCCTTGATTAAAAAGGAAACCATTCTCAAGAATGAATTTAAATGAGTATCGCTCCTCAAATGGGCTTATGATTAATTCTGCTCCTCCTTTTAGAAagcaaaatagggcttccctggtggcgcagtggttgggggtctgcctgccgatgcaggggacacgggttcgtgccccggtccgggaagatcccacatgccgcggagcggctgggcccgtgagccatggccgctgagcctgcgctccgcaacgggagaggccacaacagtgagaggcccgcgtaccacaaaaaaaaaagcaaaataaacttaaaaaaaggaTCTGCACACccctttaaaaacaataaaaaaaaaataccatcccAAGAACATGAAATCAGAACTCTAGAAGCAAATCTCTCTACAGATTAATTTAGAATTAGCAGCCGCAAACAAACGAAGCAGTCCATCCAAACACAAGCTCTGGTGGCTTTAAGCCCAGCTACATGTATCttgtgctacacacacacacacacacagtactggCATTGCCTTGTAGGGTTGAAAGATTTGCCATGTGGGTAATATATCAGCAAGATGTTATCACTGTCAGATTATGCAGCTAAAGTCCAGGTGGGCAGGCAAAGAAGCTGGCAGGACAAAATACCATCAATTGACCTGTATTATTTCAGTACTTCCGGATACAACTGCATTGTAGGTGCTGATTTCCCTGTAGATGTAAACTTCCCCCCactgctgagcctgtgtcctctggaggACAGGAACCTTACCCTGTTCATCTCTGTATTCTGCAGGCCCAGCCCATAATACGGTTTGAAGAAACATGAGCATACTCAGCATCTAGCTGGGTTTCATCCCCAGGCAACCAAAGGATTTTCCCATCATGCCAAGGTGAGTTTATTTTCTGCTCCAGCTGCTATAGGCTCAACCCAGAAAAATTAGGGAAAGCTTAAATGTTCACATATACACACCATTTTCAAATTAGCACTTAGTGACTCACTGAATCACTTGTTGTCCACCATTGGTATCAATTTCTGTTCAATGATGACCTGACCTGGAATATCTTATTCAGTTTCATGCAGTAATTTAAGATTCTCTTTttggcggcttccctggtggcgcggtggttgagagtacgcctgccgatgcaggggacgcgggttcatgccccggtccgggaggatcccacgtgccgcagagcggctgggcccgtgagccatggccgctgagcctgcgcgtccagagcctgtgctccgcagcgggagaggcccgcgtaccgcaaaaaaaaaaaaaaaaaaaaaaaaaaagattctcttttTAATCCACTGATTGTGGGTATTAAGTTCAGACAGGCGGACCTCAGATCAAAATGTTATTTGCGCATTGCATGAGCCCCTGGGGGGCCAGGGGGCCAACATGCCCCCGGGTAACACCTAGTGCAAGGCAGGCTAAGGGAAAAGGAGAGCCCAAGGCTGTGCCATTTACATAAGTCTGCAACGTGCACTAATACACATGTGCCTCCGATCCTCGGGTCTCGGGAATGCAAGGCCACCAATGACTCCATGTTCGGATGCACATCCGATGTCGCTGTGCTACTGAAAACTTCAAGCTCAGATGCATTCTTTTCTGtccgaaagagaattaaaatcaaagtgatggaaaaaagaaaagaaaaaaggctatCCTCCTGTGCACATCACAAATCCTCCATAAATACCCATCACATATGGGTATCTGGTATCTGGGCTCCTAAGACCCACAACTGTCCAACTGAAAGACACAGACAGCCAAGAAGCATTAAGCACACACCGTGATCACCATTTATTCCAGAATCTGGCCCTGGGCCCTGACATAACTGACACACCTATCACTTCCCTTCCACTAACGAGgccaaaagacagaaacaaaagcgGGGACCGTTTTCATTTTAAGTGTGGCAGGGTACCTTGATCTTCCCTGTGACAACGCTTATAAAGTGCAAACTTGGTAGGGCTCTCGGTCACAAGAAACTTCTTGAGCAGGGCCTCGATCACTTCCCCGACAGTGTTTGTGCTGCTGATGTGGAGTGTATTCATACAGCCATTGCTACTGGGAGCAAGTTTTCCAGAAGTCTGTGAAGGTTTGCAGAGTTCCATCTGTACTTTAATGAAGCCAGTGTAAATCCCATTTGAATTCTGaagcaggaataaaaacacacacattagCTGGGCATTTTAGGGAAGGAGcatatcaaaacaacaacaaaaaaggaaggtGAAACACtccttctcttgttcttttctttttcagctccGTGACAGAACCTCACTCAAGACTGCCCCTCAGGGAATGACCTCGGGGGAGGTTAACACACTCCAGGAAAGTGCTTCCAGAGGCGAGGTCTGCAGGGCAGATGTGGGGACCAAAGTCCAGGACTCATGGCACTGAAGCTACATGTGAAAGGTCAGGGTCCACGGGTGAGGTTACAATCCCCTGGCCCAGATGCTGGCCAAACCACAGGGCTTATTAAAGCTTGGGGATATGTCCAGGCTAACTGCACAAAGGAAACAACATCAACTGATGACCAGCTAttacacagaaaaggaaagtcaCAATTAGGACTTTGAAATACTCAAGTAACAAGGAGCAGACGGGAAGAAAACAAGCTATTTTCATTCCTAGTGGTACCAGAGATTACCAATTTTGCTTAACCTATTTTATATAGCATGGGATCTGCCACAGCATGGGATACAGGACGAGGCATTTCAGACACCTCAAGCagcaacatttttaaaacaaattcaagCTATGATGTGAACCATAGACATTATAATACAAGcacttgtcccttttttttttttttttgccggggGGGAGGCCAGGCCACACAGCATGCagaatcctagttccccaaccagggatagaacccgtgccccctgcagtggaagcatggagtcctaaccactggacgggcAGGGAATTCCCAAGCACTTGTCTTTTTTGATTTAACATGGTATTGATGTCTCCTTCTATATATAAGTATGTTttgaacagctttattgaggtacaatttttCCATACAAAAAGCTGCACATATTtaatatacaatttgatgagtttagcACTTATCTTAACTGATGTAGAATTATTATTTCTTAGTTGCTAAAAATAGTTATAATAGTCTGGTCTTCACTTTCAACTTTTAGTATGTTTAGGTAAAAAACactgtaatgttttatttaaacaaatctTCAGGTGTTATAAATAAATGACACAGTTAACACAGAACATGAAAAATCTCCTGTATAGGCCattattcttcttcctttccacaaGGTCAATTTATAATactaattcactcattcattcttgtGGAAAGTATTATACAacacttcacatttttttttatctttgaaacGACATGGAAACTTGCATCTGTTTTCATCTccaaggggaagaggagggatgtGGAATTTTTCTGCTTTGATAAAAACCGTGTTTGAAGAAGGAGAAGTACGACTGCTGGAATAATGAGGAATAATCTTGAGATCATCCACTGTCTCCCCTTTTTGGTGGAGTCCCCCTAGGGAGGGATCCTGTATCACAAGGGTTTATATTTAAAAGCTCCTCCCCAAGGGTCACAGAATTCAGTAGGGCCTGTTCTAACCGGTCGCCCTGTCCTTTGCTGAACTCTGTCAGGTCACAGTCAATAGAGTGCCAGGCAGGGGTCCAAGGGCCCTGGACACTGACACCGAGGGATGGCAGGTGCCTCGAGGAAAGTCATCAAGTGGATGGGCGAGGCCAGACCAGTTAGAGGAACGTACATCTGGCTCTGCCTTGGGTCCCCCCTTTCTTTGTCACTAAGCCTGTGCTTCTCCCTCCTACCCCCTTGCTCCCCACCGAGCTTCTAACAGCATCGGCACGCAGCTGCAGGAGCCTGAAACAACAATGTAGAAAGCCGAGCATTACATACTCcataatacacatttttctccagcTGAGAAAAATCCGAGCTCAATTAGATCCCAATCCAGGGGCACAAGATCCTTTTCCTGACACTTCCAAATTTATTTACACAAGATAAAACTTATCTAAGGCCTTATTAGAATCTGAGTTACTGCCCATGTGTTAAAAACAGGCAAGGGATCACACTCAGTGTTAAAAATCCTTTGGGGATCATaacatgttttaatataaaattttaggaaGTGCTGATTGATTTTGAGATAAAGCTACTTCAAAATACAGCTTTCATTTGAAAGATGCAGAAATATCCCATTCTCCGGTCCTGTATACCTTGACCATTAAGGTTCTGCAAGTATGATtcagagattttaaaacatacagaCTGTAGTACCAACAACTTATAGTTGTCTTTCAACACGTGTCAACCTAAACAGTATTATTAGTATGGGTACTCACCAAGGTCATCTTCAACTTGTCTGTGACTGCTAAGTTGTATTTATGaactttctctttgatttcctctttgctgaGGTAATTATGGGTTTCCTtatctttctccacatcctagaaGAAAAATAAGCCAAGTCACACATGAGcaatcacagaaaaaaatgcagataaGCCAGGATTCTTTTCACATTCCATATAACAACAACTATGGAGCACTTTaccttgacacacacacacacacacacacacacaaatcctagGAACTTTATGATCTTTATAGCTTTACAATCTTTACCAGCAAAAAGTATGGTAGTTAATAAGTGTTAAACTGGCACTAATCACTGACCTGTCAAATTCTATACAACTACCAAGAAGGTCATTTAATCTTCCAAACAAATCCTCATGCCAAGATAGAAGTAACCAGACTTCCTGGACCCACCCACTCtcaacccctgcccctcccagtcTCACCCCACCCTTGCCTCCCCCCACACTCTGGAGGGGAAGATTTTAGTTAAATCCTTTCATCACTGTGAAACATTCACTAACTGTTTTTGTCTAAAGAGCTCAAACAACGCATGACCTCATGCGATGGCTAATATGCAATCACTGATGGCCACACTCCAGAATCTGTTGGCCCCATGAAGCCCAGTATACCAGGCACCTGACttatattgcatttatttctccCAACAACTTAACCAAGTCGGCATTTTTACTAGATGAGATCAAGTTCTAAGAAGTAAATCAACCTACTAACAAAAACTTAACTGCTCTGCAGAAGGGCTGGAGCTTACCTGAAAaacctgattccaaagcccaccAACCCTCAGTAACTCCAAGTACTTCCATATGGGAtccccatttaatcctcactaatTAGCATCTCCTTGTTACAGACAGGGACACTGAGACTCACAGAGGTCAAGTGGCTTGCCGGGGACAACCCAACTGGTTAAGAGACCAAGCTCAATTTTAATCTAGGTCCTCTATGTTATTTCCACTAAATCGAACAGATCCCCACCATTCCCGTGTGGGTGTTTGAAAACGTCAACGAAAGCCTGCATAATCAGATTCAAACCTGGAAGCAACTCAAAAAAGATGAAGGGTCCTAACCATCTTCAGGACAGAGAGGAAGAACAATAAGATCGGATGATTTCTCCCccaaaataaaacctttaaaaaggtACCTCTCTTCCAGCCAGATAATCACCCCAACCTCACAGCTGGAGGTTATCCAAGCAGGTGTTTGCTCCCACCTACGCCCTGTGAGCTACCGTGATAGATACACAGGGAACGGCCACGACAGAAACTGCAGGAGAGCTTTAAAGGGTATAAAATCCATTCAGGTCTCAAGTTCCTGGATTGGAGACCCCGAGAAGGGTGTGCTGACTACAAGTCATCTCAGTAACTTCGATTCCAGACCTGTCCTAGTGTGGACCGAGGGGTCAGTGTTTGGGGGACGGCATGGTCACGGCCCAGCTTCAGGAGCAAGCCTCGAAGTCCCTTGGGAGCACCCTATCTACCAATGTAAAACCCCAATGCAGTCTTATTTTTGGTGTCAGTGGTTAGGGGGAGAAAAAGCCGTagattaaaataacttttcagaAGCTTCAATGACTATCTCCAACGTGTCTCTCACATTTCTCTGCTGGCCCTGCCCCTTCCAATCCACAATTAGGCAGCTACAGGCCATAGCTAAAGTAGAAAACGAGACAGTCTCTGTTTCAACATTCATTTTTCACTATGAACTGTCCAAAGACTCTTCAAAGCATATCCTAAAAAGTATACTGTAACGGGGGGAGGGatattaggaatttgggattaagagatacacactactatatataaaatagataaacaacaaggacctactgtatagcacagggaactatattcaatatcttctaacaatttataatggaaaagaacctgaaaaagaatatatgtatctggggacttccctggtggtccagtggtaaagaatccgccttccaaagcaggggacgcgggttcgatcccgggtcgcggaactaagatcccacatgccgtggggtaaCTAAACCCAcgcgcctcaatgagagagcccgcgtgctgcaacccACAGAGCCCACGCAtgctggagcctgtgcaccacaaccagagaaaacccgcacaccacaactagagagaagcccacccgcatgccacaactagagagaagcccaagcagaTCGCGCGCCGTAACgaaaagatcccacaagcctcaacaaagatcccgtgtcccgcaactaagacccgatgcagccaaaaaaaaaaaaggaaaataaattaaaatatatagatagatagatgtatctatagatatataaaactgaatcactttgctgtacacctgaaacacagtaagtcaactacatttcaataaaaaaagaaaagaattataaaacaaaaaactttttaaagaccaaaaaaaagtaTACAGTAAGAGATTTTCCATTTCATGGGGGTGGGATGTGATGATGGCAGGGCAAAGGGTGCTGGGAAAGTGCTGCATTCCAGCCAGACCTGGGCCTAGTCCAGGTCTGTCACTGACTAATCCTGTGCCCTGGGCTACTAACCTGTCTGCATCTGCTTCCTTGTTTCCTATCAAATAAAGGGACTGGAGTAGACACCTCCAAGGTGCTTCCTACTTGCAGAGATCTGCTTCCCCAGTGTGACCAATGGGACAAGATGGTTCCACTCAAGGAATTGAGGAAACCAAAGGCtcaccattaaaaatatataaaacagcaaATTACATGAATATTATAGCACAGATACCCTAGGGGCTTACTActtaaagaagaaggaagaagtctAAGAATGAAGAGATGGAGAAGGGGTGATGGGAGTGATTAAGAGCAAAGGGCAGGGTGGTCAAGTTATCTtggtcagttttttgtttttaaatgtctgttcaatttacttgcctcttttttttttcttttggccatgccacgaggctttcaggatctcagttccccaaccagggactgaacccaggccacagcggTGAAAGCGCCAAATCCTAAGCATgagaccaccagggaactgccCCATTTTGGtgagttcttcttcttctttttttttttttttttttgtggtacgcaggcctctcactgctgtggcctctcccgttgcggagcacaggctccggacgcgcaggctcagcggccatggctcacgggcccagccgctccgcggcatgtgggatcttcccggaccgggacacgaacccgcgtcccctagcatcggcaggcggactctcaaccactgcgccaccagggaagccctggtgagtTCTTAATCACAGGTTTTGCTGATGCTACTGGACTTAGCATCCACCCTGAGGCCTCCTCAAGTCAGCCTTCCCAGAAGCTTGAGCAAAGTCAAAGGAGCAAGCCAGTCTGGGAAGA
It encodes the following:
- the RASSF3 gene encoding ras association domain-containing protein 3 — translated: MIGPGSREAAGGARTAELSGGRSCSRTARRRLGAARREPRGAGGRDTPCLAASSQGRRPARDGTSSMSSGYSSLEEDAEDFFFTARTSFFRRAPQGKPRAGQQDVEKDKETHNYLSKEEIKEKVHKYNLAVTDKLKMTLNSNGIYTGFIKVQMELCKPSQTSGKLAPSSNGCMNTLHISSTNTVGEVIEALLKKFLVTESPTKFALYKRCHREDQVYACKLSDREHPLFLRLVAGPRTDTLSFVLREHEFGEWEAFSLPELQNFLRILDKEEDEQLQNLKERYAAYRHKLEEALSEAWKPG